In Chaetodon trifascialis isolate fChaTrf1 chromosome 2, fChaTrf1.hap1, whole genome shotgun sequence, one DNA window encodes the following:
- the LOC139344799 gene encoding noelin-2-like, with amino-acid sequence MSVPMLKIGAVLSTMAMVTNWMSQTLPSLVGLNGTIISPEGTHERIVSGLYPGSEEGWQVYSTASDPDGRCVCTVVAPARNLCKRDPRSRQLRLLTEQVQNVSQSMEVVDLRTSRDLQYVRDSEPLLRGVDGRLHTYVSNPRTLTAKGLQELKGQMSQLRPLLSVVEQYRLDLQTLATLRLELLNLSIILTAIQEEIGAYDYEELQQRVLLLETRLHSCMNKLGCGRLTAVSSPITVRASGSRFGSWMTDAMIPSSDSRVWSMDGYYKGRRVLEYRTMGDFTKGQNFVQHLLPHPWAGTGHVVYNGSLYYNKHQSNILVQYHFRSRSVLLQRSLSGAGYNNTFPYSWGGSSDIDLMADEMGLWAVYTSIPNAGNIMVSRLDSHSLEVLQSWDTGFPKRSAGEAFMICGTLYVTNSHLAGAKVHFAYHTNSSSYEYTDIPFHNQYSHISMMDYNPRERALYTWNNGHQVLYNVTLFHVIRSDG; translated from the exons ATGAGCGTTCCCATGTTGAAGATTGGCGCGGTGCTCAGCACCATGGCCATGGTAACTAACTGGATGTCCCAGACTCTGCCGTCGCTGGTCGGGCTCAATGGAACCATCATCTCCCCTGAGGGCACACATGAGCGCATCGTCAGT ggtTTGTACCCGGGCtcggaggagggctggcaggtGTACAGCACGGCGTCCGATCCCGACGGCAGGTGCGTCTGCACGGTGGTCGCTCCGGCACGAAACCTCTGCAAACGAGACCCTCGGAGTCGACAGCTACGCCTGCTGACTGAACAG gttcAGAATGTGAGTCAGTCCATGGAGGTGGTGGACCTGCGGACATCCAGAGACCTGCAGTATGTCCGAGACAGTGAGCCGCTGCTGAGAGGAGTGGACGGACGTTTACACACTTATGTGTCCAACCCCCGCACTCTGACGGCCAAGGgcctgcag GAGCTGAAGGGCCAGATGTCTCAGCTACGGCCCCTTCTGTCAGTGGTGGAGCAGTACAGATTGGACCTGCAGACGCTGGCCACCTTGCGACTGGAGCTCCTCAACCTGTCAATCATCCTGACAGCCATTCAGGAAGAGATCGGAGCGTACGACTACGAGGAGCTTCAGCAGAGGGTTTTACTGCTGGAGACCAGACTACACAGCTGCATGAACAAACTGG GTTGTGGTCGACTGACTGCAGTTAGCAGCCCGATTACCGTGAGAGCCTCGGGGTCCCGCTTTGGCTCCTGGATGACTGACGCCATGATTCCCAGCTCTGACAGCAGA GTGTGGTCCATGGACGGCTACTATAAGGGCAGGCGTGTGTTGGAGTACAGAACCATGGGGGATTTCACAAAGGGGCAGAACTTTGTGCAGCATCTGCTGCCTCACCCCTGGGCGGGGACCGGCCATGTGGTTTACAACGGATCGCTCTACTACAACAAACACCAGAGCAACATCCTG GTTCAGTACCATTTCCGCTCTCGCAGCGTGTTGCTCCAGCGCAGCCTGAGCGGAGCCGGATACAACAACACCTTTCCCTACAGCTGGGGAGGCTCCTCCGACATCGACCTCATGGCTGATGAGATGGGGCTGTGGGCCGTCTACACCTCCATCCCCAATGCTGGAAACATTATG GTGAGTCGTCTGGACTCCCACTCGCTGGAAGTCCTCCAGAGCTGGGACACGGGGTTTCCTAAGCGCAGCGCAGGGGAGGCCTTCATGATCTGCGGCACCCTGTACGTCACCAACTCCCACCTGGCCGGGGCCAAGGTCCACTTTGCCTACCACACCAACTCCTCCTCGTACGAGTACACCGACATCCCCTTCCACAACCAGTACTCCCACATCAGCATGATGGACTACAACCCCAGAGAGAGGGCGCTGTACACCTGGAACAACGGACACCAGGTGCTCTACAACGTCACGCTGTTTCACGTCATCCGCAGCGACGGGTAG